In the Acidovorax sp. A79 genome, one interval contains:
- a CDS encoding lysylphosphatidylglycerol synthase domain-containing protein, with product MAATTTTPRHPALPPLAAGRQAPGAPSGWRGLTQRPWWPWLTRGLAAAFFGGVAWLIFRQARLVDWPAVLRALQALPASALAVAGALALTSHFTYGSFDWVGRHCSGHRLTRRATLGIAMTSYPFTLNLGSLIGGVGVRYRLYARRGVDAGTIGQVVGTSVLTNWVGYLLLAAVLPWLWQPPLLAGWAATPWQWRLGGAVLGCLPVAYVALCAARGGRALTLRGHAFPLPRWPVALWQVAASATNWMLMGAALWAVLQGAVSYPAALATVQLGAVAGLVLRVPAGLGVLEAVGVALLAHGALGQDKVLAALLAYRALYYFLPLLLAALGFGVAELRWRRGEATGDGRSA from the coding sequence ATGGCAGCCACCACCACGACCCCGCGCCACCCGGCCCTGCCGCCCCTGGCCGCGGGCAGGCAGGCCCCCGGCGCCCCTTCCGGCTGGCGCGGCCTCACCCAGCGCCCCTGGTGGCCGTGGCTCACGCGCGGCCTCGCGGCGGCGTTCTTCGGGGGGGTGGCCTGGCTCATCTTCCGGCAGGCGCGCCTGGTGGACTGGCCCGCCGTGTTGCGCGCCCTGCAGGCGCTGCCCGCCAGCGCGCTCGCCGTGGCGGGAGCGCTGGCCCTGACCAGCCATTTCACCTACGGCAGCTTCGACTGGGTGGGCCGCCACTGCAGCGGCCACCGGCTCACGCGCCGCGCCACGCTGGGCATCGCGATGACCAGCTATCCCTTCACGCTCAACCTGGGCTCGCTGATCGGCGGCGTGGGCGTGCGCTACCGGCTGTACGCGCGGCGCGGGGTGGACGCGGGCACCATCGGGCAGGTGGTGGGCACCAGCGTGCTGACCAACTGGGTGGGCTACCTGCTGCTCGCGGCGGTCCTCCCCTGGCTGTGGCAGCCCCCGCTGCTGGCCGGCTGGGCCGCCACGCCATGGCAATGGCGGCTGGGCGGCGCGGTGCTGGGCTGCCTGCCCGTGGCGTACGTGGCGCTGTGCGCCGCGCGCGGCGGACGGGCCCTCACGCTGCGCGGCCACGCCTTTCCGCTGCCCCGGTGGCCCGTGGCCTTGTGGCAGGTGGCGGCGTCGGCCACGAACTGGATGCTCATGGGCGCGGCGCTGTGGGCCGTGCTGCAGGGCGCGGTGAGCTACCCCGCCGCGCTCGCCACCGTGCAGCTGGGAGCTGTGGCCGGGCTGGTCCTGCGGGTGCCCGCGGGCCTGGGCGTGCTGGAGGCCGTGGGCGTCGCGCTGCTGGCCCACGGCGCGCTGGGCCAGGACAAGGTGCTGGCGGCCCTGCTGGCGTACCGGGCGCTGTACTACTTCCTGCCCCTGCTGCTGGCCGCGCTGGGCTTTGGCGTGGCCGAGCTGCGCTGGCGCAGGGGCGAGGCCACCGGCGACGGAAGATCCGCATAA
- a CDS encoding amidohydrolase, producing MHKPLSAIALAAGLAASGLIAASSAHAQALDAAGLQAIDTAVNKVAPKMVNWRRDIHAHPELSGQEVRTAKLVAEHLKKLGMEVQTNVGGTGVVGTLRGGLPGKVVALRADMDALPVPENTGLPFASKMKANYLGKEVPVMHACGHDAHVAMLMGAAEALAGMKAQLPGTIKFIFQPAEEGAPVEADANGKVPSFGAKAMVEEGALKDVQAIYGLHITANLPSGVVGYRSGPLMAGSDNISIQVEGRGGHGSSPWNAVDPVVAASQVVLGLQTVVSRQLNISQEPAVVTIGSIHGGTRYNIIPDNVELLGTLRTFDEGMRQEALKRITTTAEQIAASSGAKAKVRFGPVAYPVTTNPAELTAASLPALKLATGGKAMIIPKVSGSEDFSEFQKVAPGFFYFLGAPPKGADFNKAPSNHSPLFDIDEDQLPVGARTLAALAVDFLQRK from the coding sequence ATGCACAAACCCCTTTCCGCCATCGCGCTTGCCGCCGGCCTCGCCGCCAGCGGGCTGATCGCCGCCTCTTCGGCCCACGCCCAGGCTCTCGATGCCGCCGGCCTGCAGGCCATCGACACCGCCGTGAACAAGGTGGCGCCCAAGATGGTCAATTGGCGCCGCGACATCCATGCCCACCCCGAGCTCTCGGGCCAGGAGGTGCGCACCGCCAAGCTCGTGGCCGAGCACCTGAAGAAACTGGGCATGGAGGTGCAGACCAACGTGGGCGGCACCGGCGTGGTGGGCACCCTGCGCGGCGGGCTGCCGGGCAAGGTGGTGGCGCTGCGCGCCGACATGGACGCATTGCCCGTGCCCGAGAACACCGGCCTGCCCTTTGCCTCGAAGATGAAGGCCAACTACCTGGGCAAGGAAGTGCCGGTGATGCACGCCTGCGGCCACGACGCCCACGTGGCCATGCTCATGGGCGCGGCCGAGGCGCTGGCCGGCATGAAGGCCCAGCTGCCCGGCACCATCAAGTTCATCTTCCAGCCCGCCGAGGAAGGCGCGCCCGTGGAGGCCGACGCCAACGGCAAGGTGCCCAGCTTCGGGGCCAAGGCCATGGTGGAAGAGGGCGCCTTGAAGGATGTGCAGGCCATCTACGGCCTGCACATCACGGCCAACCTGCCGTCCGGCGTGGTGGGCTACCGCAGCGGCCCGCTCATGGCCGGATCGGACAACATCAGCATCCAGGTGGAAGGGCGCGGCGGCCATGGCTCGTCGCCCTGGAACGCGGTGGACCCGGTGGTGGCGGCCAGCCAGGTGGTGCTGGGCCTGCAGACCGTGGTGAGCCGCCAGCTCAACATCAGCCAGGAGCCCGCGGTGGTCACCATCGGCTCCATCCACGGCGGCACGCGCTACAACATCATTCCGGACAACGTGGAGCTGCTGGGCACCCTGCGCACCTTTGACGAGGGCATGCGCCAGGAGGCCTTGAAGCGCATCACCACCACCGCCGAGCAGATCGCGGCGTCGAGCGGCGCCAAGGCCAAGGTGCGCTTCGGACCCGTGGCCTACCCGGTGACCACCAACCCGGCCGAGCTGACGGCTGCCTCGCTGCCCGCGCTCAAGCTGGCCACGGGGGGCAAGGCGATGATCATCCCCAAGGTGAGTGGCTCGGAAGACTTCTCGGAGTTCCAGAAGGTCGCGCCCGGCTTCTTCTACTTTCTGGGCGCGCCGCCCAAGGGCGCGGACTTCAACAAGGCTCCGTCCAACCACTCGCCGTTGTTCGACATCGATGAAGACCAGCTGCCGGTGGGTGCGCGCACGCTGGCGGCGCTGGCGGTGGATTTCTTGCAGCGCAAGTAA
- a CDS encoding NAD(P)/FAD-dependent oxidoreductase: MIRLSEIRLPFTAAEDPDALLRAAAARLLGLAPADITHLNVFKRSFDARKVELLAVYIIDITLARPEHEAALLAQFDSHPHIQPTPDMAWQPVGQAPAELPLRPVVVGFGPCGIFAALVLAQMGFKPIVLERGKPVRERTKDTWGLWRKRELHAESNVQFGEGGAGTFSDGKLYSQIKDPRHLGRKVMNEFVKAGAPEEILYVAHPHIGTFKLVKVVENLREQIIALGGEIRFEQRVTDVVVEGTGENRHLRGLKVLNQATGETTDLRADHVVMALGHSSRDTFAMLYDRGVAMEAKPFSIGFRIEHPQGIIDRARWGRHAGHPLLGAADYKLVHHAQNGRAVYSFCMCPGGTVVAATSEPNRVVTNGMSQYSRNERNANAGMVVGIDPSDYPTDAAAFDTHLGHTHGIEALPQGQFHPLAGIVLQRQLESNAFVLGGRDYSAPGQLVGDFIQGTPSKHLGDVEPSYKPGVALGDLHAALPGYAIAALREALPVFGRKIKGFDMHDAVLTGVETRTSSPLKIGRNENLQSLNTPGLYPAGEGASYAGGILSAGVDGIKVGEAVARALLGTTA; this comes from the coding sequence ATGATCCGCCTCTCCGAAATCCGGCTGCCCTTCACGGCGGCCGAAGACCCCGACGCGCTGCTGCGCGCCGCCGCCGCCAGGCTGCTGGGCCTGGCCCCGGCCGACATCACCCACCTGAACGTCTTCAAGCGCAGCTTCGACGCGCGCAAGGTGGAACTGCTGGCGGTGTACATCATCGACATCACCCTGGCCCGGCCGGAGCATGAAGCCGCGCTGCTGGCGCAGTTCGACAGCCACCCGCACATCCAGCCCACGCCCGACATGGCCTGGCAGCCCGTGGGCCAGGCCCCGGCCGAGCTGCCCCTGCGCCCCGTGGTGGTGGGCTTTGGCCCCTGCGGCATCTTCGCGGCGCTGGTGCTGGCGCAGATGGGCTTCAAGCCCATCGTGCTCGAGCGCGGCAAGCCCGTGCGCGAGCGCACCAAGGACACCTGGGGCCTGTGGCGCAAGCGCGAGCTGCATGCCGAAAGCAACGTGCAGTTCGGCGAGGGCGGCGCGGGCACCTTCAGCGACGGCAAGCTCTACAGCCAGATCAAGGACCCGCGCCACCTGGGCCGCAAGGTGATGAACGAGTTCGTCAAGGCCGGCGCCCCTGAAGAGATTTTGTACGTCGCCCACCCGCACATCGGCACCTTCAAGCTGGTGAAGGTGGTGGAGAACCTGCGCGAGCAGATCATCGCGCTGGGCGGCGAGATCCGCTTCGAGCAGCGCGTGACGGACGTGGTCGTCGAAGGCACCGGGGAGAACCGCCACCTGCGCGGCCTGAAGGTGCTGAACCAGGCCACGGGCGAGACCACCGACCTGCGCGCCGACCATGTGGTGATGGCCCTGGGCCACAGCTCGCGCGACACCTTTGCGATGCTGTACGACCGCGGCGTCGCCATGGAGGCCAAGCCGTTTTCCATCGGCTTTCGCATCGAGCACCCGCAGGGCATCATCGACCGCGCGCGCTGGGGCCGCCACGCCGGCCACCCGCTCCTGGGCGCGGCCGACTACAAGCTGGTGCACCATGCGCAGAACGGCCGGGCGGTGTACAGCTTCTGCATGTGCCCCGGCGGCACCGTGGTGGCCGCCACCAGCGAGCCGAACCGCGTGGTCACCAACGGCATGAGCCAGTACTCGCGCAACGAACGCAACGCCAACGCGGGCATGGTGGTGGGGATCGACCCGAGCGACTACCCCACCGATGCCGCCGCCTTCGACACCCACCTGGGCCACACCCACGGCATCGAAGCGCTGCCGCAGGGCCAGTTCCACCCGCTGGCGGGCATCGTGCTGCAACGCCAGCTCGAATCCAACGCCTTCGTGCTCGGCGGGCGCGACTACAGCGCGCCGGGGCAACTGGTGGGCGACTTCATCCAGGGCACTCCATCGAAGCACCTGGGCGATGTGGAGCCTTCGTACAAGCCCGGCGTGGCCCTGGGCGACCTGCACGCCGCCCTGCCCGGCTACGCCATCGCGGCACTGCGCGAGGCGCTGCCCGTGTTCGGCCGCAAGATCAAGGGCTTCGACATGCACGACGCGGTGCTGACCGGCGTGGAGACACGCACGTCGTCGCCGCTCAAGATCGGGCGCAATGAGAACCTGCAGAGCCTGAACACCCCCGGCCTGTACCCGGCGGGCGAAGGCGCGAGCTATGCGGGCGGCATCCTGTCCGCGGGGGTGGACGGGATCAAGGTGGGCGAGGCGGTTGCGCGCGCCCTGCTGGGCACCACGGCCTGA
- a CDS encoding VUT family protein, with translation MAAVVLASNILVQFPINDWLTWGAITYPVAFLVSELVNRAHGPQQARRVAWVGFAVAVAASLVLAPGRIAIASGTAFLLSQWLDIAVFDRLRHGTWWRAPLVATLMAAVLDTAVFWSIAFAGSSDPWVTWALGDLGVKLVLGVALLLPFRLLVGRGAALHTRSG, from the coding sequence ATGGCCGCCGTGGTGCTGGCTTCCAACATCCTGGTGCAGTTCCCGATCAACGACTGGCTCACCTGGGGCGCGATCACCTACCCGGTCGCCTTCCTGGTGAGTGAGCTGGTCAACCGCGCCCACGGCCCGCAGCAGGCGCGCCGCGTGGCCTGGGTGGGCTTTGCCGTGGCGGTGGCCGCGTCGCTGGTGCTGGCACCTGGGCGCATTGCCATCGCGTCCGGCACGGCGTTTTTGCTGTCGCAATGGCTGGACATCGCCGTGTTCGACCGGCTGCGCCACGGCACGTGGTGGCGCGCGCCGCTGGTGGCCACGCTGATGGCTGCGGTGCTGGACACGGCAGTGTTCTGGAGCATCGCCTTTGCCGGTAGCAGCGACCCTTGGGTGACGTGGGCGCTGGGGGACCTGGGGGTGAAGCTGGTGCTGGGCGTGGCGCTGCTGCTGCCGTTTCGGCTGCTGGTGGGCCGGGGCGCTGCGCTCCACACCCGGTCGGGTTGA